A window of Brevibacterium ihuae contains these coding sequences:
- a CDS encoding malate:quinone oxidoreductase, whose amino-acid sequence MTYTKESVDVVLIGGGIMSATLGAMLTDLQPEWDIRVYERLDYVARESSDPWNNAGTGHAALCELNYSPADANGDIDIAKAVNINEQFHVSRQFWSYLLDEGVITDPSSFINQVPHISYGRGEKGRDYIRKRYETMVRNPLFADMEYTDDPAVQAEWLPLMFENRGPGQVNGLSRFQTGTDVDFGSLTRQLLTHMGNRGSQIRTGHAVTDLNRTADGWRVSIKDSAAGDAFDVNARFVFIGGGGGALHLLQKSGIAEGRGYGGFPVSGLFLRTSNPDLVDRHHAKVYGQAAFGAPPMSVPHLDTRVVNGKRYLMFGPYAGFSPKFLKSGRFTDLPFSVRGNNLPVMLNVAKDNFDLVKYLVGELASSKKDRFEMLGEFTPEVNPSDWEFITAGQRVQVMKRDGAKGGVLGFGTELISAADGSIAALLGASPGASTAAPIMLNLLATCFPQQYAGWEPKLKSMVPSLGRRLHEDETLLTELSEYTARTLQIAR is encoded by the coding sequence ATGACCTACACCAAGGAAAGCGTCGATGTAGTCCTCATCGGCGGCGGGATCATGAGCGCCACTCTGGGCGCCATGCTCACCGATCTGCAGCCGGAGTGGGACATCCGCGTCTACGAGCGCCTCGATTACGTGGCGCGTGAGAGCTCCGATCCGTGGAACAACGCGGGCACCGGCCACGCCGCCCTGTGCGAGCTCAACTACTCGCCGGCCGACGCGAACGGCGACATCGACATCGCCAAGGCCGTGAACATCAACGAGCAGTTCCACGTCTCGCGCCAGTTCTGGTCCTATCTGCTCGACGAGGGCGTCATCACCGATCCGTCGTCCTTCATCAACCAGGTCCCGCACATCAGCTACGGGCGGGGCGAGAAGGGCCGTGACTACATCCGCAAGCGGTACGAGACCATGGTCCGCAACCCGCTGTTCGCCGACATGGAGTACACCGACGACCCGGCCGTGCAGGCCGAGTGGCTGCCGCTGATGTTCGAGAACCGGGGCCCCGGGCAGGTCAACGGCCTCTCCCGGTTCCAGACCGGCACGGACGTCGACTTCGGATCCCTCACCCGCCAGCTCCTCACCCACATGGGGAACCGGGGCAGCCAGATCCGCACCGGTCACGCGGTCACCGACCTCAACCGCACCGCCGACGGCTGGCGCGTCTCGATCAAGGATTCCGCCGCTGGCGACGCCTTCGACGTCAATGCCCGCTTCGTGTTCATCGGCGGCGGCGGCGGTGCCCTCCACCTCCTCCAGAAGTCCGGCATCGCCGAGGGCCGCGGCTACGGCGGATTCCCGGTCTCCGGGCTGTTCCTCCGCACCTCGAACCCGGATCTCGTCGACCGACACCACGCCAAGGTCTACGGCCAGGCCGCGTTCGGCGCCCCGCCGATGTCGGTGCCGCACCTCGACACCCGCGTGGTCAACGGGAAGCGCTACCTGATGTTCGGCCCCTACGCCGGGTTCTCCCCGAAGTTCCTCAAGTCGGGCCGCTTCACCGACCTGCCCTTCTCGGTGCGCGGCAACAACCTGCCGGTCATGCTCAACGTGGCGAAGGACAACTTCGACCTCGTCAAGTATCTCGTCGGCGAGCTCGCGTCCTCGAAGAAGGACCGCTTCGAGATGCTCGGCGAGTTCACGCCCGAGGTCAATCCGTCCGACTGGGAGTTCATCACCGCCGGGCAGCGCGTCCAGGTGATGAAGCGCGACGGAGCGAAGGGCGGAGTGCTGGGATTCGGCACCGAGCTCATCTCCGCGGCCGACGGCTCGATCGCCGCGCTGCTCGGCGCCTCGCCGGGCGCGTCGACCGCCGCACCGATCATGCTCAACCTGCTCGCCACCTGCTTCCCCCAGCAGTACGCGGGATGGGAGCCGAAGCTCAAGTCGATGGTGCCCTCGCTGGGCCGCCGTCTCCACGAGGACGAGACGCTCCTCACCGAGCTCTCCGAGTACACCGCGCGGACGCTGCAGATCGCACGCTGA